From a region of the Gammaproteobacteria bacterium genome:
- a CDS encoding class I SAM-dependent methyltransferase: protein MQNLFFNNVQSYAPDAIKMLVLLRSTPNLSKRFSSAMAKESKQVVKRNEALKKYGLSDLNLDWPKAARQKESVDYQIRNPRSIRQMYGNADLSQLPVFQGGFINFGYWPNPMLEKITPQARIASSKEMYRLVGDMCDILKKSNVLDVGCGLGYGSSFISQNYLPKLVVGVDISSEQIARAKKHQISGVSSGDLRFTIGEAESLPFPDGSFDCIVSIEAAQHFSRINDFSKEISRILKPGGKCVVTSFFPTNQEGVDALNAIVPDYHIHGSQNTVEDVKEAFAERMTNVQVRSIGKNVWYGFSTWLDQIGYQRQWSKIWCALYEKGLIDYVIYESEAPAQKYSVQQKNASSPSFTKA from the coding sequence ATGCAAAACTTATTTTTTAATAACGTTCAATCTTATGCTCCTGACGCTATAAAAATGTTAGTGTTGCTGCGATCTACTCCAAATTTGTCAAAAAGATTTAGCTCAGCTATGGCTAAAGAGTCGAAGCAGGTTGTTAAAAGGAACGAGGCACTTAAAAAATACGGCTTGTCTGATCTAAATCTTGATTGGCCCAAGGCCGCAAGGCAAAAAGAGAGCGTTGACTATCAAATACGTAACCCTCGCTCCATCCGACAAATGTATGGTAATGCTGATTTATCACAATTACCTGTTTTTCAGGGAGGATTTATTAATTTCGGGTATTGGCCTAATCCGATGCTAGAAAAAATTACCCCACAAGCAAGAATCGCTAGCTCTAAAGAAATGTATAGGCTAGTAGGTGACATGTGCGATATTTTAAAAAAAAGTAACGTATTAGATGTAGGCTGCGGTCTTGGATATGGAAGCTCATTTATTTCTCAGAATTATTTACCCAAGTTAGTGGTAGGTGTCGATATTTCTTCAGAGCAAATTGCTAGAGCAAAAAAGCATCAAATTTCCGGGGTGAGTTCAGGTGATTTAAGATTTACGATTGGTGAAGCAGAAAGTCTGCCTTTCCCGGACGGTTCTTTTGACTGTATTGTATCCATAGAAGCTGCGCAACATTTTTCTCGTATCAATGATTTTTCAAAAGAAATATCGCGAATACTAAAGCCTGGCGGGAAATGTGTTGTTACCAGCTTTTTCCCAACCAACCAAGAGGGCGTTGATGCTCTCAATGCTATAGTTCCCGATTATCATATTCATGGCAGCCAAAATACGGTAGAAGATGTCAAGGAAGCTTTTGCTGAGCGCATGACGAATGTTCAAGTGCGCAGTATTGGCAAAAATGTGTGGTACGGTTTTTCTACTTGGTTAGATCAAATTGGCTATCAGCGCCAGTGGTCAAAAATTTGGTGTGCGCTCTATGAAAAAGGATTGATTGACTATGTCATT